One window of Brevibacterium pigmentatum genomic DNA carries:
- a CDS encoding tetratricopeptide repeat protein — protein MEPSQENTQPNQGLDLSAVRSKNMPADQGGQAAGAGAGAGGAGGQAGQDPNAVAVPGLVFDVDESTFTSLVAISDRVPVVIDLWAEWCEPCKQLSPVLERVVTSYGGRLVLAKVDVDANPRLQQAFGVQSIPTVVALIKGQPVPLFQSALPEPQVQAYFDELLKLAGENGVTGYAAVGGAEPEPAGPAHPEAEEALAKGDFDTAESLFKAALANSPADEEAKFGLARAGLGRRLIDQEPADLIAAAEADPQDVEAAKAAADAEIVSGNADSAFNRLISLIRTTAGDEKESLRLRVLDLFEVLGADDPAVTKARTALMRALF, from the coding sequence ATGGAGCCCTCGCAGGAGAATACGCAGCCCAACCAGGGACTCGACCTGTCGGCAGTGCGCAGCAAGAATATGCCCGCCGACCAGGGCGGGCAGGCGGCCGGTGCGGGTGCCGGCGCCGGTGGCGCCGGCGGCCAGGCAGGTCAGGACCCGAACGCGGTCGCCGTTCCGGGCCTGGTCTTCGACGTCGATGAATCGACCTTCACCAGCCTCGTCGCGATCTCCGACCGCGTGCCCGTGGTCATCGACCTGTGGGCCGAATGGTGTGAGCCCTGCAAGCAGCTCTCCCCGGTCCTCGAGCGCGTCGTCACCTCCTATGGGGGACGCCTGGTGCTGGCGAAGGTCGACGTCGATGCGAACCCGCGTCTGCAGCAGGCATTCGGCGTCCAGTCGATCCCGACGGTCGTCGCCCTCATCAAGGGCCAGCCCGTGCCGCTGTTCCAGAGCGCTCTGCCCGAACCGCAGGTCCAGGCGTACTTCGACGAACTCCTCAAGCTCGCCGGTGAGAACGGTGTGACCGGCTATGCGGCCGTCGGGGGAGCCGAACCCGAACCGGCCGGTCCCGCCCACCCGGAGGCCGAGGAGGCACTCGCCAAGGGCGACTTCGACACCGCCGAGAGCCTGTTCAAGGCCGCACTGGCGAACTCTCCGGCCGACGAGGAGGCGAAGTTCGGTCTCGCACGGGCAGGTCTGGGCCGCCGACTCATCGACCAGGAACCGGCCGACCTCATCGCCGCCGCCGAAGCCGACCCCCAGGACGTCGAAGCCGCGAAGGCCGCCGCCGACGCCGAGATCGTCAGTGGCAACGCCGACAGCGCCTTCAACCGACTCATCTCTCTCATCCGCACCACCGCGGGTGATGAGAAGGAATCCCTGCGCCTGCGGGTCCTCGACCTGTTCGAGGTCCTCGGCGCCGACGACCCAGCCGTGACCAAGGCACGGACCGCACTCATGAGGGCATTGTTCTGA
- the orn gene encoding oligoribonuclease, which yields MTGLDEVRDELIEVAAIVTDFELNPLDDGIDIVIKPSADARANMNEFVTNMHTTSGLITELDAGTTVAEAQTRVLEYVKKHVPEAGKAPLGGNSVGTDKVFLTKQMPELVEHLHYRIIDVSSIKELSKQWFPRAYFQAPAKHGGHRALGDIIDSIIELQYYRKAVFSAEGPSSDEAKSIAAEVAEAYPKATDED from the coding sequence ATGACCGGCCTCGACGAGGTGCGGGACGAACTCATCGAGGTGGCTGCGATCGTCACCGACTTCGAGCTCAACCCCCTCGACGACGGAATCGACATCGTCATCAAGCCCTCGGCGGATGCACGGGCGAACATGAACGAATTCGTCACGAACATGCACACCACCTCGGGCCTGATCACCGAACTCGATGCGGGCACCACAGTCGCCGAGGCGCAGACCCGAGTCCTCGAATACGTGAAGAAGCATGTCCCCGAGGCCGGCAAGGCACCGCTGGGAGGGAACTCGGTCGGCACCGACAAGGTGTTCCTCACCAAACAGATGCCCGAACTCGTCGAGCACCTGCACTACCGGATCATCGATGTCTCCTCGATCAAGGAACTGTCCAAGCAGTGGTTCCCACGCGCCTACTTCCAGGCACCGGCCAAGCACGGTGGCCACCGTGCACTCGGAGACATCATCGACTCGATCATCGAGCTCCAGTACTACCGGAAGGCCGTGTTCTCCGCCGAGGGGCCGAGTTCCGATGAGGCGAAATCGATTGCCGCCGAGGTGGCCGAGGCCTACCCGAAGGCGACCGACGAGGACTGA
- a CDS encoding ArsR/SmtB family transcription factor yields the protein MPLNQLQRPLYEVKANLFKGLAHPFRIRILELLSGNDEVSVADLQAETALEASHLSQHLAVLRRHRLVESERRASHVYYRLADRRTAELLAVARSLLLTMLEDDEQRLAEARSLPKIPGADTA from the coding sequence ATGCCATTGAATCAGCTTCAGCGACCCCTGTACGAGGTCAAGGCGAACCTCTTCAAGGGCCTCGCCCACCCCTTCCGCATCCGCATCCTCGAGCTCCTCTCCGGCAACGACGAGGTCAGCGTGGCCGATCTGCAGGCCGAGACCGCGCTCGAGGCCTCGCACCTCTCGCAGCATCTCGCAGTGCTGCGGCGCCACCGTCTCGTCGAATCCGAACGTCGGGCCAGCCATGTCTACTACCGTCTGGCCGACCGGCGCACCGCAGAGCTGCTCGCGGTGGCCAGGAGCCTGCTGCTGACGATGCTCGAAGACGATGAGCAGCGACTCGCCGAAGCCCGTTCGCTGCCAAAGATCCCGGGCGCGGATACGGCATGA
- a CDS encoding SulP family inorganic anion transporter has protein sequence MSPTSPLRRTRSLLPSVADYRETRRSWPKDLLAGATVGIVALPLALGFGVSSGLTADQGLITAIVAGFLAAVFGGSHLQISGPTGAMAVVLVPFVASHGAEAVIAVTLIAGLIVVVAGLLRLGRTVSFIPWPVIEGFTVGIAAIIFLQQVPFVTAPDDLAPGEVSTNAFAAAVQLVSSADWSYLPYSLGAVAIVAVCMLLAPKFHESIPGSLVGIVVVTVLAGIVPNPLATIEEIPQSLPTPSLPVVDPASLPSLLPAAGTIAALAAIESLLSARVASSMSDAGAYQPDRELVGQGVASIGSSLFGGIPATGAIARTSVNIRAGGRTRLASIVHAAVLLLIVLVAAGPVSRIPLAALGGVLFVTAVRMVDLKTMRSILRSTKSDAFGFVITALITISFDLIVAVGIGVVVAAVFALRKLSSITSVRIERLSESESEYPGAERIAIVHFHGPLFFASADRISDEVLRLRGVEVVVLRMSQLELVDATGAHILTDMVTAFERRGITVLIKGVRDSQAGLFEQVGVLAALRHHKHLFDELPAALAHARSHVERARQS, from the coding sequence ATGAGCCCGACATCTCCGCTGCGCCGCACCCGATCTCTGCTGCCGTCGGTCGCCGACTACCGTGAGACCCGCCGCTCCTGGCCGAAGGACCTCCTCGCCGGCGCCACTGTCGGCATCGTCGCCCTGCCCCTGGCTCTCGGCTTCGGAGTCAGCTCCGGGCTCACTGCCGATCAGGGACTCATCACCGCAATCGTCGCAGGCTTCCTCGCCGCGGTCTTCGGCGGATCCCACCTGCAGATCTCCGGTCCCACTGGTGCCATGGCCGTCGTCCTCGTGCCGTTCGTCGCCAGCCACGGCGCCGAGGCCGTCATCGCCGTCACCCTCATCGCCGGACTCATCGTCGTCGTGGCCGGACTGCTCCGGCTCGGCCGGACGGTGTCCTTCATCCCCTGGCCGGTGATCGAAGGCTTCACCGTCGGCATCGCTGCGATCATCTTCCTCCAACAGGTGCCGTTCGTGACGGCCCCCGATGATCTGGCTCCGGGCGAGGTGAGCACGAATGCCTTCGCCGCCGCCGTGCAGCTCGTTTCGTCGGCGGACTGGTCGTATCTGCCCTACTCCCTGGGTGCGGTCGCGATCGTCGCCGTCTGCATGCTGCTGGCTCCGAAGTTCCATGAGTCGATCCCCGGATCATTGGTCGGCATCGTCGTCGTCACCGTGCTCGCCGGAATCGTGCCCAATCCCCTGGCCACGATCGAAGAGATCCCCCAGTCGCTGCCGACCCCCAGCCTGCCGGTCGTCGACCCGGCCTCCCTGCCGTCACTGCTGCCGGCGGCGGGCACGATCGCCGCGCTCGCGGCCATTGAGTCGCTGCTTTCGGCCAGGGTCGCCTCGTCGATGTCCGACGCCGGCGCCTACCAGCCTGACCGTGAGCTCGTCGGCCAGGGCGTCGCCTCGATCGGATCGTCGCTGTTCGGCGGCATCCCTGCCACCGGTGCCATCGCCCGCACCTCCGTGAACATCCGTGCCGGCGGTCGCACGCGCCTGGCCTCGATCGTCCACGCGGCCGTGCTGCTGCTCATCGTGCTGGTGGCTGCGGGACCGGTGAGTCGGATTCCGCTGGCGGCCCTCGGCGGAGTCCTCTTCGTCACGGCGGTCCGGATGGTCGATCTCAAGACGATGCGGTCGATTCTGCGCTCGACGAAGTCCGATGCCTTCGGGTTCGTCATCACTGCGCTCATCACCATCTCATTCGACCTCATCGTCGCCGTGGGCATCGGCGTCGTCGTTGCCGCGGTCTTCGCTCTGCGGAAGCTGTCGTCGATCACCTCGGTGCGCATCGAACGACTCTCGGAATCAGAGTCCGAGTATCCGGGTGCTGAGAGGATCGCCATCGTCCATTTCCACGGACCGCTGTTCTTCGCCTCGGCCGACCGCATCTCGGATGAGGTTCTGAGGCTGCGGGGAGTCGAGGTCGTCGTGCTGCGCATGTCGCAGCTCGAACTCGTCGACGCCACCGGCGCACACATCCTCACCGATATGGTCACAGCCTTCGAACGCCGCGGGATCACTGTGCTCATCAAGGGCGTCAGAGACAGCCAGGCCGGACTGTTCGAACAGGTCGGGGTGCTCGCCGCACTGCGCCACCACAAGCATCTCTTCGATGAGCTGCCTGCTGCCCTCGCCCATGCCCGCTCGCATGTGGAGCGGGCACGGCAGAGCTGA
- a CDS encoding SCO6745 family protein has protein sequence MDSQRTQNIRTVSARINSFHSSMYFSQTVGAEYAKYGLEPGVEGNMAARSAPLGRVNPGVVSAAYYNYSPNFVADLLPRLWETVSPEQMVQARFDAVSAFMAELFGDRDDIALLTEAAHQMTETLAPVLAAMDFSGRTLAAATADVIGGHQAATAFERMWDVATVAREFRGDGHVASLVTAGVPGIDALMLDVATGAGFRPRAAQKTRGYTDAEWKTAQTRLAEAGLITVDKDDRGYDLPTITEAGRDLKEQVEVLTDGTVAAAWSALDDETIESLLSPSRDLVRVIAKSGAFPSNIFARPEKKAG, from the coding sequence ATGGATTCCCAGCGCACACAGAACATCAGAACGGTCTCGGCCCGCATCAACTCCTTCCACTCGTCGATGTACTTCTCACAGACGGTCGGCGCCGAATACGCCAAGTACGGACTCGAACCCGGAGTCGAGGGCAATATGGCCGCGCGTTCGGCGCCGCTGGGGCGGGTGAATCCCGGAGTCGTGTCCGCCGCGTACTACAACTATTCCCCGAATTTCGTCGCCGATCTGCTGCCGCGACTGTGGGAGACGGTGAGCCCGGAGCAGATGGTCCAGGCCCGCTTCGACGCCGTGTCCGCATTCATGGCCGAACTCTTCGGCGACCGTGACGACATCGCCCTGCTCACCGAGGCGGCCCACCAGATGACGGAGACGCTGGCTCCTGTGCTCGCCGCCATGGACTTCTCCGGCCGCACACTGGCCGCGGCCACCGCCGACGTCATCGGCGGCCACCAGGCGGCCACCGCGTTCGAGAGGATGTGGGACGTGGCGACCGTGGCCCGCGAATTCCGCGGCGACGGCCATGTCGCCTCACTCGTCACCGCCGGCGTGCCCGGAATCGACGCCCTCATGCTCGACGTCGCGACCGGTGCAGGATTCCGTCCGCGAGCGGCACAGAAGACGCGCGGCTACACCGATGCGGAATGGAAGACCGCGCAGACCAGGCTCGCCGAGGCGGGGCTGATCACCGTGGACAAGGACGACCGTGGGTACGACCTTCCCACCATCACCGAGGCGGGACGTGACCTGAAGGAACAGGTCGAAGTCCTCACCGACGGCACCGTCGCAGCCGCATGGTCGGCACTCGACGACGAGACGATCGAATCGCTGCTCTCACCGAGCCGTGACCTGGTGCGCGTCATCGCGAAGTCAGGTGCCTTCCCGTCGAACATCTTCGCCCGCCCCGAGAAGAAGGCCGGCTGA
- a CDS encoding (Fe-S)-binding protein codes for MRIALFATCIVDAMYPEVAQATVRILRRLGHEVIFPEGQSCCGQMHINSGKFAQAEPVIANHVRAFTSTEWDVAVAPSASCVASLGHQQPMVATRMGNDALASEAAEVAERTYELTQFLTDVQGVTDAAADLGSYFPHRVTYHPSCHGMRLLRLGDRQSSLVRSVEGIDFVELPLADSCCGFGGTFSVKNPEVSSAMLADKVRTIQATEADVCTGGDASCLLHIGGGMSRFERTGSCDGAPDVTAVHVKETSSTDERGHTTETLTTVVGADDDDHLTPGHRGTSPAEPSRTQSGFRVGQAAVHLARILASTKEDPLRVPSEGAEVSGGSLR; via the coding sequence ATGAGGATCGCACTGTTCGCCACCTGCATCGTCGATGCGATGTATCCCGAGGTTGCGCAGGCAACCGTGAGAATTCTGCGCCGACTCGGCCATGAGGTGATCTTCCCCGAAGGCCAGTCGTGCTGTGGGCAGATGCACATCAACTCCGGCAAGTTCGCGCAGGCCGAACCGGTCATCGCCAATCACGTCCGCGCTTTCACAAGCACCGAATGGGATGTCGCCGTCGCCCCGTCCGCCTCCTGCGTGGCCTCGCTCGGCCACCAGCAGCCGATGGTCGCCACCCGGATGGGCAATGATGCCCTGGCTTCCGAGGCCGCCGAGGTGGCCGAACGCACCTATGAGCTCACCCAGTTCCTCACCGACGTCCAAGGCGTCACGGATGCCGCGGCCGATCTCGGGTCCTATTTCCCGCACCGCGTGACGTATCACCCGTCGTGCCACGGAATGCGGCTGCTGCGCCTCGGCGATCGACAGTCCTCCCTCGTCCGGTCCGTCGAGGGCATCGACTTCGTCGAACTGCCTCTGGCCGATTCCTGCTGCGGGTTCGGCGGCACTTTCTCCGTGAAGAACCCGGAGGTGTCCTCGGCGATGCTCGCCGACAAGGTGCGCACGATCCAGGCGACCGAAGCCGATGTCTGCACCGGCGGCGATGCCTCCTGTCTGCTGCACATCGGCGGTGGAATGTCGCGGTTCGAACGCACCGGAAGCTGCGACGGCGCCCCGGACGTCACCGCCGTCCACGTCAAGGAGACGAGCTCGACCGATGAGCGGGGGCACACGACCGAGACGCTGACGACGGTCGTCGGTGCCGACGATGACGACCACCTCACCCCAGGCCATCGGGGCACCTCTCCGGCCGAGCCGAGCCGCACCCAGTCCGGGTTCCGCGTCGGTCAAGCCGCGGTCCATCTGGCCCGGATCCTCGCATCGACGAAGGAGGACCCGCTGCGGGTGCCGAGCGAAGGAGCAGAAGTGAGCGGAGGGAGCCTGCGATGA